The following proteins are encoded in a genomic region of Cryptomeria japonica chromosome 11, Sugi_1.0, whole genome shotgun sequence:
- the LOC131035814 gene encoding uncharacterized protein LOC131035814, which produces MDRNAKSIGLLGTFGIVGEAFKIIHFKAKLLGNITLVFILPLVLVNLVFGIIVQTHVAEIIFSKTTGELKLLILQLTELLVLNAVYLLLSYALLMPSMAAVVYTVATVDTGNNKPSFAGVMKLVPAVWKRMMITSLWYFIISFMISMAFGFAVCFLAVGFLLFGKSYVIVFYAALIVWFVVLFLVSVYLGIVWKVATVVSVMEEDYYGLEGMKKSRRLLEGKRATAWVVTISYMVINGLVGHAALKGYMHLEGLWAKIAFGTGCVVMEGLVALMWMLTQSVLYFVCKAYHGESIDGNLGEYQATDNKDTESLEPLNI; this is translated from the coding sequence ATGGATAGAAATGCAAAATCTATAGGGCTGTTAGGCACGTTTGGAATTGTGGGAGAGGCCTTCAAAATCATTCACTTTAAAGCTAAATTATTGGGGAACATCACTCTAGTGTTCATTCTGCCTTTAGTTTTGGTAAATTTGGTATTTGGAATCATAGTACAGACCCATGTCGCTGAGATTATTTTCAGTAAGACTACTGGAGAGTTGAAGTTGCTCATTCTGCAATTGACGGAGCTTTTAGTGCTGAACGCTGTGTACCTATTACTCTCTTATGCGCTGTTGATGCCGTCCATGGCGGCAGTGGTCTACACCGTGGCCACTGTTGACACGGGCAACAACAAACCCTCATTTGCAGGAGTCATGAAACTCGTTCCCGCAGTGTGGAAACGGATGATGATAACTTCCCTGTGGTATTTCATTATCAGTTTCATGATTAGCATGGCTTTTGGTTTCGCTGTGTGTTTCCTAGCAGTGGGTTTCCTATTGTTCGGTAAATCGTATGTGATTGTGTTCTATGCTGCGTTAATAGTTTGGTTCGTGGTGTTATTCCTGGTGAGCGTGTACTTGGGAATCGTGTGGAAGGTAGCGACTGTTGTGAGTGTTATGGAGGAGGATTATTATGGGTTGGAGGGCATGAAGAAAAGCCGCCGTCTCTTGGAAGGAAAGCGCGCTACAGCGTGGGTTGTCACCATATCTTACATGGTAATTAATGGGCTAGTTGGTCATGCAGCGCTTAAGGGTTACATGCATCTCGAGGGATTATGGGCAAAAATAGCGTTTGGAACAGGCTGTGTGGTGATGGAGGGTTTGGTTGCTTTGATGTGGATGTTAACGCAGAGTGTGCTCTACTTTGTATGCAAGGCTTACCACGGGGAAAGCATAGACGGAAATCTCGGTGAATATCAGGCTACTGACAATAAGGACACGGAGAGTTTGGAGCCTTTGAATATATAA